CACACATATCAGGAACTTTTCCATTGTCGCCCATATTGACCATGGTAAGTCCACTATCTCAGACCGCATCCTTGAATTTACGCGCACCGTTGAAGAGCGTGATATGGAAGCGCAGTTATTGGATACGATGGATATTGAGCGTGAGCGCGGTATCACCATCAAATCTAACGCTGTTCGCGTCATGTATGATGCCGACGATGGAGATTCTTATCAATTCAATCTCATTGATACACCGGGTCATGTTGACTTTACGTATGAAGTATCACGCTCGCTTGCTGCATGCGAAGGTGCAGTGCTGGTGGTTGATGCAACGCAGGGTGTTGAAGCGCAAACCGTTTCAAATGCCAATCTAGCAATGAACGCTAATCTTGACATCGTGCCAACCATCAACAAGATTGACCTTCCAAGTGCTCATCCTGAAGAAGTAAAACTTGAGATTGAAGATGAACTTGCAATTCCTGCCGATGATGCGGTGTGCGTATCTGGCAAAACAGGTGCTGGTATTCATGATTTGCTTGAAGCTATTGTATGTCTCATTCAAGCACCTACCGGGTCGAGCGAGGCTCCACTCAAGGCGCTTATCCTCGACTCATATTTTGACGAATATCGTGGTGTTGTCGCTATGGTTCGCGTCTTTGATGGCATCATAAAAAAGGGCGACACGTTAAGCCTTATGCAGGCAGGCATCGACTTTTTAGTCGATGGAGTAGGTGTAAAGCAACCCGCCGAAACCCCCGTTGCACAGTTGGGTGTTGGTGAGGTTGGCTTTGTAGTTACTGGTCTTAAAGACCCTGAGGCGGTACATGTAGGTGACACCCTTACCTATCGCGACCGTGCTTGTGATGCCCCCTTAAGTGGGTATCGCGAGGCAAAGCCTATGGTATACACCGGACTGTTTCCCATAGACAACAAAGAGTATGAGAACTTGCGTGATGCTCTTGAAAAACTGCATGTCAACGATCCATCGCTCACGTGGACCCCTGAAACTTCGGTAGCGCTCGGCTTTGGTTTTCGCGTGGGCTTTTTAGGGCTCCTTCATATGGAAGTAGTCAAAGAGCGTTTGGAACGCGAGTTTGACCTTAATCTCATTGCCACCAGCCCAAGCGTTGACTATCACGTCTTTAAAACCGATGGCAGTATGCTTGCTGTCAGAAGCCCTCAGGATTTACCTGATGTTACCCGTATTAATCATATTGAGGAGCCATATCTCAGAGCAAAGGTTATTTGCCCACCTGAATATACAGGCGCGGTTATGCAACTTGCAATTGAGCATCGTGGTATCACAACAGACATTATTCATCTATCGCAGCGCTCGGTTGAGATGCGCTTCGACATTCCCTTGGCTGAGCTCATCTTAGATTTCTTTGATCAACTCAAAAGCCGCACCAAGGGCTATGCCTCGCTTGACTATGAATTTAGCGATTACCGCCAAAGC
This region of Collinsella sp. zg1085 genomic DNA includes:
- the lepA gene encoding translation elongation factor 4 codes for the protein MNTTDTTHIRNFSIVAHIDHGKSTISDRILEFTRTVEERDMEAQLLDTMDIERERGITIKSNAVRVMYDADDGDSYQFNLIDTPGHVDFTYEVSRSLAACEGAVLVVDATQGVEAQTVSNANLAMNANLDIVPTINKIDLPSAHPEEVKLEIEDELAIPADDAVCVSGKTGAGIHDLLEAIVCLIQAPTGSSEAPLKALILDSYFDEYRGVVAMVRVFDGIIKKGDTLSLMQAGIDFLVDGVGVKQPAETPVAQLGVGEVGFVVTGLKDPEAVHVGDTLTYRDRACDAPLSGYREAKPMVYTGLFPIDNKEYENLRDALEKLHVNDPSLTWTPETSVALGFGFRVGFLGLLHMEVVKERLEREFDLNLIATSPSVDYHVFKTDGSMLAVRSPQDLPDVTRINHIEEPYLRAKVICPPEYTGAVMQLAIEHRGITTDIIHLSQRSVEMRFDIPLAELILDFFDQLKSRTKGYASLDYEFSDYRQSDLVKLDILLSGDDVDALSFIVHKDKAYGLARALCDKLKEIIPRQLFEVPIQGAIGNKIIARSTVKARRKDVLAKCYGGDISRKRKLLEKQKEGKKRMKAIGSVEVPQEAFLAILKVDE